The Apodemus sylvaticus chromosome 17, mApoSyl1.1, whole genome shotgun sequence genome contains a region encoding:
- the Gsdmd gene encoding gasdermin-D yields MPSAFEKVVKSVIKEVGGSRGDLIPVDCLRNSTSFRPYCLLSRKLSSSWFWKPRYTCVNLSIKDILEPNTPEPEPECSGHFQVSDVIDGTVEGSVTLSGTGEGKISGGAAVSDSSSASMNVCILRVTQNTWEIMQRERHLQQPENKILQQLRSRGDDVFVVTEVLQTKEEVQITHVHKQEGSGQCTLPGTLCLQGEGKGHQSRKKMVTIPAGSILAFRVAQLLIGSKWDILFVSDEKQRTFEPPSDHTRAAGKRRRGFNLLSALHSIGEQFKLMSDGIHDEEEISEDCQGLYAEVKAGSLELESIETELRQQLLVDIGRLLQDQPGMEVLEASLEQGLCSGGQVEPLDGPAGSVLEYLVLDSGELVPELAATIFYLLGALIVLSETQQQLLAKALETTTTVLSKQLELVKYVLEQSTPWQEQSSVSLPSGLLGDSWDEEVPTWVLLEECGLRLQVEPPQVHWEPKSQGPTCALYASLALLSSLGQKP; encoded by the exons ATGCCATCGGCCTTTGAGAAAGTGGTCAAGAGTGTGATCAAGGAGGTCGGCGGCAGCAGAGGAGACCTCATCCCAGTGGACTGCCTTCGGAATTCGACCAGCTTCAGGCCCTACTGCCTCCTGAGCAGGAAACTCTCAAGTTCATGGTTCTGGAAGCCCCGTTATACCTGTGTCAACCTGTCAATCAAGGACATCTTGGAACCCAATACTCCAGAACCAG AACCGGAGTGTTCTGGCCACTTCCAAGTCTCTGATGTCATTGATGGGACCGTTGAGGGCAGTGTGACGTTGTCAGGCACGGGAGAAGGGAAGATTTCGGGTGGAGCTGCAGTGTCTGACAGTTCCAGTGCCtccatgaatgtgtgtatactgCGAGTGACTCAGAACACCTGGGAAATCATGCAGCGTGAAAG GCACCTTCAGCAACCTGAGAACAAAATCCTGCAACAGCTTCGGAGTCGTGGGGATGACGTGTTTGTGGTGACCGAGGTGCTGCAGACAAAGGAGGAAGTGCAGATCACGCATGTCCACAAACAGGAGGGCTCGGGCCAGTGTACACTGCCTGGAACCTTATGCTTGCAG GGTGAAGGCAAGGGCCACCAAAGCCGGAAGAAGATGGTGACCATTCCTGCAGGCAGCATCCTTGCATTCCGAGTGGCCCAACTGCTCATTGGCTCTAAATGGG ATATCCTCTTTGTCTCGGATGAGAAACAGAGGACCTTTGAACCCCCCTCAG ACCACACAAGAGCAGCGGGCAAGAGGCGCCGTGGCTTTAATCTGCTCTCGGCACTACATTCCATCGGGGAGCAGTTCAAGCTCATGTCAG aTGGAATccatgatgaagaagaaatcagtgAAGACTGCCAAGGCCTGTATGCAGAGGTGAAGGCTGGCTCCTTAGAACTGGAGAGCATAGAAACGGAGTTGAGACAACAGCTGCTAGTGGACATCGGGAGGCTTTTACAGGACCAGCCCGGCATGGAAGTCTTAGAGGCCTCA CTGGAGCAGGGCCTGTGCAGTGGTGGACAGGTGGAGCCTCTGGATGGCCCAGCGGGCAGCGTCCTTGAGTATCTGGTGCTCGACTCTGGAGAGCTGGTGCCGGAACTCGCGGCCACTATCTTCTACCTGCTGGGAGCACTGATTG TGCTGAGTGAAAcccagcagcagctgctggctAAGGCTCTGGAGACGACGACGACGGTGCTGTCAAAGCAGCTGGAGCTG GTGAAGTACGTCTTGGAACAGAGCACCCCGTGGCAGGAGCAGAGTTCTGTGTCCCTGCCATCCGGGCTCCTTGGGGACAGCTGGGATGAGGAGGTTCCCACCTGGGTCTTACTAGAAGAATGTGGCCTCAGGCTGCAGGTGGAACCTCCCCAGGTGCACTGGGAACCAAAGTCTCAGGGCCCCACATGTGCGCTGTATGCCTCCCTGGCCCTATTGTCAAGTCTAGGCCAGAAACCTTAG
- the Mroh6 gene encoding maestro heat-like repeat-containing protein family member 6: protein MAGGVWGRGRDGPVGSLTLTALAEGIRANQGQPVGPSSTGPQAEPQELGHDAEPYIQTLTPAFGAQSGNEVAAPIAGSEICSLHNAQEPAPERSHQAFQYSWEEGTLADLALYTAACLEEAGYAGTQATALTLSSALEARGQRLEDQVHGLVRGLLAQVPSLAEGRPRRAALRVLSALALEHAQDVVCALLPSSLPPDRAASELWRSLSRNQRVNGQVLVQLLWALKGAAGPESEALAATRALGEMLAVSGCVGATRGFYPHLLLALVTQLHELAQGAHSPGSPRVWEPFHRGPPHSHASCTVEALKALLTGDGGRMVVTCMEQTGGWRRLVGAHTHLEGVLLLASAMVAHADHHLRGLFADSLPRLRSANNPQRLTAMAFFTGLLQSRPTAQLLREEVILELLRTWQGDPEPTVRWLGLLGLGHLAMNRGKIRHVNTLLPVLLRALGEGDVRLVGAALGALRRLLLQPGAPVRLLSSELRPRLPPLLDDARDSVRASAVGLLGTLVQRGQRGLRLGLRGPLRKLVLQSLVPLLLRLHDSSQDAAESSEWTLARCDQALRWGLLEEMVTVAHYDSPEALSRVCHRLVQRYPSHVQHFLSQTQGYLRSPQDTLRRAATVLIGFLVYHTSPKGVSQDLLDSLFQDLGQLQGDPESAVSSAAHVSSQQVALLARAQVQTRSPSLFRFLRHHSYPTRPHPLYDDSPFLRRSLAGRWSCLEPR, encoded by the exons ATGGCTGGGGGCGTGTGGGGTCGGGGCCGGGATGGCCCTGTGGGCTCCCTGACTCTGACGGCTCTAGCAGAAGGAATCCGGGCTAACCAGGGGCAGCCTGTGGGACCCTCTTCTACAGGCCCTCAGGCTGAGCCCCAGGAACTTGGCCACGATGCTGAACCCTATATTCAAACACTCACCCCTGCCTTTGGGGCCCAGTCTGGGAATGAAGTGGCTGCCCCCATCGCGGGTAGTGAGATCTGTTCCTTACACAATGCCCAGGAGCCAGCCCCCGAGAGATCACACCAG GCTTTCCAGTATTCCTGGGAGGAAGGAACCCTTGCAGACCTTGCGTTGTATACAGCTGCGTGTCTGGAGGAGGCTGGCTATGCCGGGACCCAGGCAACAGCGCTCACTCTGTCCTCAGCCCTGGAAGCCCGGGGGCAGCGGCTGGAGGACCAG GTCCACGGTCTGGTGCGTGGGCTGCTCGCACAGGTGCCTAGCCTGGCAGAGGGGAGACCCCGGAGGGCAGCCCTACGGGTGCTGAGCGCACTGGCTCTGGAGCATGCGCAGGACGTGGTGTGTGCGCTGCTACCCAGTTCACTACCCCCGGACCG GGCAGCCTCTGAGCTGTGGCGAAGCCTAAGCCGGAACCAGCGAGTAAACGGGCAGGTGCTGGTGCAACTGCTGTGGGCACTGAAGGGCGCGGCGGGTCCCGAGTCTGAGGCACTGGCA GCCACCCGCGCTCTCGGAGAGATGCTGGCCGTCTCTGGCTGCGTGGGAGCCACTCGCGGCTTCTACCCTCACCTGCTGCTAGCGTTGGTCACACAGCTGCACGAGCTGGCTCAAGGCGCTCACTCCCCCGGGAGCCCTAGGGTTTGGGAACCTTTTCACCGAGGGCCACCTCACAGCCACGCCAG CTGCACAGTGGAGGCCTTAAAGGCCCTGCTCACAGGGGATGGTGGCCGAATGGTGGTCACGTGTATGGAGCAAACaggaggctggaggaggctgGTAGGAGCTCACACGCACCTGGAGGGTGTCCTGCTGCTGGCCAG TGCCATGGTGGCGCATGCCGATCACCACCTGCGAGGCCTTTTTGCAGACTCGCTCCCCCGGCTACGAAGCGCCAACAACCCGCAACGCCTCACAGCTATGGCCTTCTTTACTGGG CTGTTGCAGAGCCGGCCCACTGCACAGCTCTTACGTGAGGAAGTCATCCTGGAGCTCCTTCGAACTTGGCAGGGTGACCCAGAGCCCACCGTGCGCTGGCTAGGCCTGCTTGGCCTCGGCCACCTTGCCATGAATCGCGGGAAG ATAAGGCACGTGAATACGTTGCTGCCAGTCCTCCTAAGAGCGCTGGGCGAAGGTGATGTGCGGCTCGTGGGCGCTGCTCTTGGCGCTCTACGGAGACTACTGCTGCAGCCCGGAGCACCCGTGAGACTCCTCAGCTCTGAGCTGCGACCACGCCTCCCGCCGCTACTGGATGAT GCCCGGGACTCCGTCCGCGCTTCAGCGGTGGGACTCCTTGGAACACTGGTGCAGCGGGGCCAGCGGGGGCTCCGGTTGGGGCTCCGGGGACCCCTGAGGAAATTGGTTCTGCAGAGTCTGGTGCCTCTCTTGCTGCGCCTACATGACTCCAGTCAGGATGCCGCTGAG agcTCAGAGTGGACACTAGCCCGCTGTGATCAGGCCCTTCGATGGGGCCTGCTGGAGGAGATGGTGACTGTGGCTCACTACGACAGCCCTGAGGCTCTGAGCCGCGTCTGCCACCGCCTG GTTCAGCGATATCCAAGCCATGTTCAACATTTCCTGAGTCAGACCCAGGGCTACCTGCGGAGCCCACAGGACACCTTGCGCCGGGCAGCCACTGTGCTAATAG GTTTCCTGGTCTATCATACTAGCCCCAAAGGAGTCAGTCAGGACCTGTTGGACTCTCTGTTCCAGG ACCTAGGACAGCTGCAGGGCGACCCGGAGTCTGCAGTTTCTTCGGCAGCGCACGTGTCTTCCCAGCAGGTGGCGCTGCTTGCCCGGGCGCAGGTCCAAACACGCAGCCCCAGCCTCTTCCGCTTCCTCCGCCACCATTCATACCCAACAAGGCCCCATCCACTCTATGACGACAGTCCATTCCTGCGCCGGAGCCTCGCAGGCCGATGGAGCTGCCTTGAACCTCGTTGA